Proteins from a genomic interval of Chloroflexota bacterium:
- a CDS encoding lactate racemase domain-containing protein produces the protein MVIGKGYVDGYLSEAEIRGLMAQALDPMPLEGKRILVIIPDATRTAPIPLCFRLLHESLAGRVAALDYLVALGTHQAMSPEALNELVGVTAAERATTYPGVQLFNHRWDLEGTLISIGMIGADQIDDLTSGLFAQDLPVTVNRLIFDYDQLIVCGPTFPHEVVGFSGGNKYFFPGISGPEVINFTHWVGAMITSYEVIGTKMTPVRAIIDQAASMIDLPKICFSMVVKGDSLAGLYIGAPEQAYSAAADLSNDLHVVWVDKPFQRVLSVMPRMYDDIWTAAKGMYKMEPAVADGGEVIIYAPHIDEISYSHGAVIDEVGYHVRDYFAKQWDRFKDYPWGVLAHSTHLRGIGTYDVESGVERPRIQVTLATSIPRERCEAVNLGYMDPDLIDLEEWKNREDEGMLLVPKAGEMLYRVKPEVG, from the coding sequence ATGGTCATTGGCAAAGGTTATGTAGATGGTTACCTGAGCGAAGCGGAAATCCGCGGGTTGATGGCGCAGGCACTTGACCCGATGCCTCTCGAAGGCAAAAGGATTCTGGTCATAATCCCGGATGCGACGCGCACGGCACCCATTCCCTTGTGTTTCCGTTTGCTTCACGAGTCGCTTGCCGGACGGGTGGCAGCGCTGGACTATCTGGTGGCCCTGGGCACCCACCAGGCAATGAGCCCAGAGGCGCTCAATGAACTGGTTGGCGTTACGGCGGCGGAACGAGCCACGACTTACCCAGGCGTGCAGCTTTTTAATCACCGTTGGGATCTGGAGGGCACCTTGATCTCTATCGGTATGATCGGGGCAGACCAGATTGACGATCTCACGAGCGGTCTCTTTGCCCAGGACTTGCCCGTGACTGTCAACCGCCTCATTTTCGACTATGACCAGTTGATCGTTTGCGGGCCGACCTTTCCCCATGAAGTGGTTGGGTTTTCCGGGGGAAACAAATACTTCTTCCCTGGCATCTCCGGTCCGGAGGTGATCAACTTCACCCATTGGGTAGGTGCAATGATCACCAGCTATGAGGTGATTGGCACTAAAATGACCCCGGTCAGGGCGATAATCGACCAGGCTGCGTCTATGATCGATTTGCCCAAAATTTGTTTCAGCATGGTGGTCAAGGGAGATAGCCTGGCCGGGCTTTACATAGGCGCCCCGGAGCAAGCCTACAGTGCTGCTGCTGACCTGTCCAATGACCTGCACGTTGTCTGGGTGGATAAACCCTTTCAACGGGTACTGTCGGTGATGCCGAGAATGTACGACGACATCTGGACGGCAGCCAAAGGCATGTATAAGATGGAACCAGCCGTCGCCGACGGTGGTGAAGTGATCATCTACGCGCCCCACATCGATGAAATCAGCTACTCCCATGGTGCGGTCATCGATGAAGTGGGCTATCATGTGCGTGATTACTTCGCGAAACAGTGGGATCGCTTCAAGGACTATCCCTGGGGCGTTCTGGCTCATTCCACCCACCTGCGAGGAATCGGGACTTACGATGTCGAGAGTGGGGTAGAAAGGCCACGGATCCAGGTAACTTTGGCTACCTCTATCCCGCGCGAACGCTGTGAGGCGGTCAATCTTGGCTACATGGATCCCGACTTGATCGATCTTGAGGAGTGGAAGAATCGAGAAGATGAAGGCATGTTGCTGGTACCGAAAGCCGGAGAAATGTTATATCGAGTAAAACCGGAGGTTGGTTAA